The nucleotide window GGGCTCCATGCGGAACAGTACCTGCGACTGCGTAAGCCGGTGGCCGTCCAATTTAGCGCGCATAAGCTCAGTGCCATAACCGCCTGCGCCTGCGCCGCTGTACGATAGGTATATCCAGCCGTTATCTGCGTATTTCGGGTGCAGCACAACATCGAACAAGCCACCCTGTCCCACCGCGACCACGCTCGGCACGCCCTCGACGGGTCTGGGATCAAGTTTGAAATCCTTAGATATGATGCGCAGCCGCCCCTCGCGCTCAGTAACCAGCATGCGCCCGTCTGGCAAAAACGCCATCGACCAGGGATGCGAAAGCCCTTCGACCAGCGTCACCAAGTTGAAAGCATGTTTTTCCGAACTCATTGGCCTGGAATCGGCGGCCGCAGCAAACTGCGATATAACCGCAAGCCATGTGGAGACACATGCTATCCCCTTCATCATCACATGTGCTTTCATATCTGTGTAACCCCCTATATTTTATGCTTTTAAAACAACATGCTATAATTATTTATCAGATTTTTTCAATCCACGCTCCCGCGTGGTGGGCTACCACGCGACTTTCACACCATCGCCACACAGTCTTGAGGAAAAGGAGATATGTAAGCTGTTCAACATAATCCCCATAGCTCATGCCGTCGTCGCGGAGGACATTGCAGTAATTCCAGAGTTTTTGAACAATTTGTGCAGACCCGTTAGCCATATCTTTATGAGAAACGATTAAGGAATTCGGTTATCGTAAGTATCTCTATACCTTTGTATTTTTTTAGGCGAAGCAGGTGGGAGTCTCCGCTCACAATAATATCAGCCTTGCCGTCAATAGCAAGATTGATAAAGACATTGTCTGAAGGGTCTTCAATGACAACATATTCATTGGATATAATATTGACCTGTTTCCCAAATTTCTGTATATCTGCAATAATCCCATATATCTCCGAAATCTCAAGAGAGAATTTGACGGACAGTACCCGTACGAGTTCATCCAGAGTCTGCAGGGAAAAGAGGAGGTTGTAACTGGTTTGTATCAGCTTCAATGCCTGCCGCGGGGTTCCCTTCCACAGATAAGCTGATATAAGGACATTTGTATCAACAACAATATTACGGATCACTTCACTCCTCTGACCTCATGAACGATTTTTTCAATCTCTTTCATTGTCATCAGAGCAAGTTTTTTCTTTTTCACAACCGCGTCCATGGAATCAAAGATGTCCTTTTCTTCCGCAGGGAGAACAATCACTTCCACCTTGCTGCCTGCCTTAAAGGGAAGCGCTGTCAAGTGTATGCTCTTTTTCTCGTCTACTTCCAATAGCTTCTTAACTACATTCATATCAAGCCTCCTTCATGCTTTATTTTACTACATCTGCTCATAATAACAATGCTATTCAATATAATCGCCATCGCGGAGGACATTGCAGTAATTCCAGCCTGCCTGTGCGTGTCCGCACGCAGACAGGAGTTTTTGAACGATTTGTGCAGGGGCTCATATTTTTAACCTTTCTGTGAAGTATCGTATCGTTTAGATTTTTTCATATTGCATTCATTTTAATTTCAGAGTTTTGAAGGATTGACAGACTCATAATAATTCTTTGAAAAATCAGAATGAATTATTATGCTCTGCTAAATGCATATTTCTTTTCGCGCATATGAAAAGCAGCTTCTCCTCCTTCTAATATTTCGCAAACTTTCTCCCTTGTACCCAAATCTTTCCCTGTTGGGTCCTTCCTCGTATCTTCAATCGCTCCCAATGAATATGTTATCTTTGTTTCTCCAGAGGGAGGCGTCTTTTCAAATGAAGCAACTATTACTTGTTCTGAATCAGTGTTCACTACAAGGTTTGGATTGTGTGTTATAAGAATAATCTGTCTTCTGGTCTTAGCCTTCTGAAAATATCCAGTTAAAACTTTGTAGACAGATTGGTTGTCAAGATTCTCTTCTGGTTGATCTATCAACAGCGGTCGTCTGTCATTCTTGTCCATCTCTAAATACAGGATCAATAATACGATTCCTTTTACTCCAGGCGATAAGTTTTCTAACTCTATCCCATCGTACTTAATTCCGTAATTAAGACTTATATGATCTGTGCTATACAGCCAGTCATCAAATTGGGCCTCAGATATTTCAGATAATAATTGAGATTGTAAAGTATATTCTCCATTTTTATCATCTAATGTTTCTCTTAACTCCAGAAGAGCTTTTTCAATATTCTCCTTATCTCTTGTTATCCAATATTGCTCTATTATTTCTTTTGCCTTAGTCGCCAGATCACCAGATGCTCTATACGGACCTTTTGTTCTATGGTCAAGTAGCGATTCCCCCTTATTAGCCCAATCAGTTGTACGAGCTTCCCATTTAATATAAAACTCTAAGCTTCTCTCTTCTTTATTACCAGCTTCCAAAGTATGACTTAGCGATCTATAGAGGTCTTCAAGTGTTTTCTGCTCCTCTTTAAGATTGTCGAAATAGCTTAAATACTTTCCCCATCGGTCTACAGATTTATTTTTTAGCTGTTCTGATTTACTTGATTTGATATCTTCTATTGTTTTATTTAGTTTATCAATCTCTGTATCAATAGCTTGAATCCTCTTCTGAATTTCAATGCTTTTTTGCTTCTTTGCCTGATCAACTGTTGATTTGGCTTCTAATTCAGCAATACGCTTGTCTATAGATTTATGAGTTGTTTTTTCCGGGTATGCATCTGTATCAAGCCCTGAGATTTCTTTAATTTCTCGTTCCAGTTGGTCATTTCTTTGATTCAATGGGGTTATTACGTCACCTTTAAATAAAGGTTCAAAATTACCAATTGTATCGCCTTCTATTCCTATATGTGCCAAATCACTCTTTAATTGCTCGTAAAATTCATTTATATCTTCCTTGAAACTTTCTACCCTGTCTCTAATTTTCACAATCAGCTCAACGAGTTGCTTACTTTCACTTATCTTCTCAACAATTATTTTCCTTAAATCTCTCAGCTTTATTAATTCTTCTTCTATTTTCTGCTCTTCCTCGTTATCAAATGAAGGTATCTGCTTCTTAAGACCCTCTTTTTCATTCTTCAATTCATCAATTCTTTTCTCTTTTGAAGGCAATGACCTCTGTTCTTGATTCAGATGTAGTATTTCCTCATTAAGTTTGGTGATCGCAGCTCTAAGCCTTATCCTCTGTTCTCCAATTCGTTCTGTTTTCGTAGCTCTCAGATCTGCGAAGCTGGTTTCGCCAAGTTTATCTGTATCATCTAAATATTCAAATATTACATTCTCAATTTCATTTACAAGCTCCAGACCCACACGATCTTCTGAACATAATTGTTCAACAAATTGTTGTGAAAGGTATCGGACTTTATTTTCTTTACCCGGCAAAAGAGGCTTTCCTATTTTTTTATTATCTGGTGAACCACCCAACCACTCCACAGTAACCTCAGTTCCTATGAGTTCCTTATGCGCTTTGTAAAGAAAAGATGCCTTATTCTCCTTCCACGATCCAGTTGCAAAGGCTGTTAAGTCAAGCAATGCTGTTTTGCCTGATCCTTTACCACCGATTACACTCACTAATGCGGGATTAATTGGGAATTTAATATCTGCAAACCATCCATTAGAATTTTTAAAATGGAGAGACTTTATAATACGATTTTCATCACGCGTATCAGGAATTGTTTTGCCAATATGAACTCTTGCTTCAGGTTCATAAAGTATCTGGCGAAGACCTTCAAAAGTAGGATCAGCTTTTATCCAGCAATAACGATCTAAATCTGGTTTAAAAAGCTTATCCTCTTTATGAGCGTCAGAACCATGCACACATGGCTTTCTACCATTAATTTTTCTTTCTAATTCTTCTTCTGTGTCTACTCCTTGTCCTAGAAAATATATGCGATCATTCGGATTACTTGATAACACTATGTGACTAAAACGGTAAATTTCAAGTCTTACAGCTTTATAACCATCATCGTGTGACAAACCAGATGCTCCATCATTACTACTATTAGAAACTGCTATTATTGAATTCTTCTTGAGCCACGCCTCATTCTTAAACCAGTCCTTGAAACTATCGAAACTCGGCTTAAATTGACAAATTCCTTCTCTGTAGGCTACTTCATCTGTAATTAGTAAATCTTGTTTGTAAATTTTTCCAAGATTTGTTAGGCCGATTTGGTTGCAAGGGTATTTTTGCTCATTAAATGTGAAAGTAAAGCGGCTAAGTGCATCTTCAATATTATCAATATGATTGGAATCGGAAACATCAACCAATATATGAATATTTATAGCAGCGCCTTCCTTAGTAAAAGGTGATATCCTGAACTCAATATTAGGCAAAATCAAATGAAAATTTTGAAGACGGTTGTTAACATTTTTCTCTTTGTAAATATTTTTATAGCCATCTATTGAGGCATAATCAGTAATTCCTATTGCACATATACTTGCATCAGCTAACTCAAGAGCTTTGATGTATGTCTCCCATCCTTCAAACTTATTATGTAGAACAGATTCTGGTGTATGAATGTGTAAATCCCATCGTCTCCACTCTGATCCTTTCGGGTATTTACTTGGCATAATGAACCCCTCCCTTAGAGTTGCTTTTATTGGCCTGATGAACAAGGCTTCCCGAAAACGCCCTTTTCAAAATCGCCTGCCGCAGGCGTTCAGCACGTTTAAGATTAATGTTCATTGTTCCTTCTATTTCCTCTGTGTTCACCGGGGACAGTCCCATCGTGTTCTCTACTCATTGCGTCCGTCCTTATTATTTTTTTCTATACACTTCATCGTGACTCCCTATATCAAAAAGGATAATTTCTTTTTCTTTAACGATAATTGTCAGCGTAACACGGTAGCTATGGGTTAGACTCACTGCCTGTACGCCCTCAAGTTTTCCACCGAGGTAATGGAATTCAAGATGCGGCTGAAATGGATCACGCCGCAAATCTTCAACGAGTTCCTCAAAAGCCCGTTTCAAATCAGGGTGCTTTTTAAAAAACTTCTTTGCACAGCGCAAAAAATAGTTGGTGGTTGTTAAGCTGAACACTATTTTTCCAGTTCAAGCGCCTTTATCAACTCTTTGGCATTTTTAAATTTAGTTACCCTTCCTGCCTTTAAATCTTCAAGCGATGCCCGGATGCGGGCATTATACGCCTCATCCTCAGCCTCGACCAGTTCCTGATACCGTTCTTCTGAGAGGACAACATACTGAGGCTGATTGTTTTTGATAATGTGGACAGGCCCCTCTTTCAAAACTTCATCTACGGCCGAAATCCCCTTTCTCTTAATTTCCTGTGCAGCCAAGGTATTCATTTTGATACTCCTTTAAGTATCTATTTTAGCGCTTAATTTATCTCAAAATTCCTTTTTAGTCAATCTAAAATCTTTAAATCGCAAATCTAAATTCATAGTAACCCCGCCACCCCCACATTCTGCCATGTGCCGCTTACGACCTTCCAGTCTTTGTTTTCCTTTTTGAATATCAATTCAAATCTGTAGCCTGCAGCAGATTCAGGGATTATATCTTTAATGCTTTTTACTTCCTTGCCCCTGACAAGAATCACATTGGCCTTTACAAGGGCTGTGCCGCCCTTTACCTCTGCGTCTACGCTTCTC belongs to Deltaproteobacteria bacterium and includes:
- a CDS encoding plasmid stabilization protein yields the protein MVFSLTTTNYFLRCAKKFFKKHPDLKRAFEELVEDLRRDPFQPHLEFHYLGGKLEGVQAVSLTHSYRVTLTIIVKEKEIILFDIGSHDEVYRKK
- a CDS encoding type II toxin-antitoxin system Phd/YefM family antitoxin, encoding MNTLAAQEIKRKGISAVDEVLKEGPVHIIKNNQPQYVVLSEERYQELVEAEDEAYNARIRASLEDLKAGRVTKFKNAKELIKALELEK
- a CDS encoding putative toxin-antitoxin system toxin component, PIN family; the protein is MIRNIVVDTNVLISAYLWKGTPRQALKLIQTSYNLLFSLQTLDELVRVLSVKFSLEISEIYGIIADIQKFGKQVNIISNEYVVIEDPSDNVFINLAIDGKADIIVSGDSHLLRLKKYKGIEILTITEFLNRFS